Proteins co-encoded in one Vibrio aquimaris genomic window:
- a CDS encoding substrate-binding periplasmic protein, with the protein MNWKFHLISAVLLMLNISLASANKIDYYVIADQARPFQIETKGADHSGIVTDIVKEVFKDSDHQLNYHTYPFNRMISILSSQDQGNWITYGSPNWGNVQSENLSEEPIYTVRHNLLFSSKKPIDYTKASDLNGKVVVLLMGFDYPELQPYFASGEVQEMRVKNYQSAFRVVDRHPGEMVFVEMGSRIIYNQNQLNLDKSLYAQQGFNDVIPDYSVYLALSPTMDKEVQDYINKRLKVLKKQGKIDEIINKYI; encoded by the coding sequence ATGAACTGGAAATTTCACCTAATATCAGCTGTCTTGCTGATGCTGAACATATCTTTGGCGAGTGCAAACAAGATCGACTACTACGTGATTGCAGACCAAGCCAGACCATTTCAGATTGAAACTAAAGGCGCTGACCATTCTGGCATAGTGACGGACATCGTTAAAGAAGTGTTCAAAGATAGTGACCACCAGCTCAATTATCACACTTATCCGTTTAATCGTATGATTTCTATCCTCTCCTCACAAGACCAAGGTAATTGGATTACTTACGGCAGCCCTAATTGGGGGAACGTTCAGTCGGAGAATTTATCGGAAGAACCCATCTATACCGTGCGACATAATTTGTTATTTAGCAGTAAGAAGCCGATTGATTATACCAAGGCATCTGACCTGAATGGCAAAGTGGTCGTATTACTGATGGGGTTTGATTATCCAGAACTTCAGCCCTATTTTGCAAGTGGGGAAGTACAAGAAATGCGAGTTAAAAATTATCAGTCGGCATTTCGAGTGGTTGACCGTCACCCCGGAGAAATGGTGTTTGTTGAAATGGGTTCCAGAATTATCTACAACCAAAATCAACTTAATCTTGATAAAAGCCTTTATGCTCAGCAAGGGTTCAATGACGTGATACCTGATTACTCTGTGTACCTGGCTTTATCACCCACCATGGACAAAGAAGTTCAAGACTATATTAATAAGCGTCTAAAAGTACTGAAAAAACAGGGTAAAATTGACGAAATCATTAACAAGTATATTTAA
- a CDS encoding ABC transporter permease: protein MSQTATAPSRWERFKQSDFLYYFKRDKVAMTSFTVFMLMLVMAIAAPILSPTNPYDLSSIDIMDSELPPSWMEEGDERFVLGTDEQGRDILSTILYGSRLSLTIGFLAVGLQLVLGIIIGLSAGYFGGRIDSLLMRFADIQLSFSTMMVAIIVSAIFKASFGSDFYSQYAVIMLVVIIGVAEWPQYARTIRASVLAEKKKEYVEAARVMGFKAPRIMFRHILPNCLSPILVISTVQVANAIMSEAALSFLGLGLPVDQPSLGALISIGFHYIFSGAWWITAFPGVVLVTLVLVINLLGDWLRDVFNPKIYKG, encoded by the coding sequence ATGAGCCAAACTGCAACTGCTCCTTCTCGATGGGAGCGCTTTAAGCAATCAGATTTCTTGTACTACTTCAAACGCGATAAAGTGGCAATGACAAGCTTTACCGTGTTTATGCTAATGTTGGTTATGGCGATAGCTGCACCGATATTATCGCCGACCAATCCCTATGATTTATCATCGATTGATATCATGGATTCAGAGTTACCTCCTTCATGGATGGAGGAGGGTGATGAACGCTTTGTTTTGGGAACCGACGAGCAAGGGCGAGATATTTTATCTACCATATTATACGGTTCGCGACTTTCTCTAACTATCGGCTTTTTGGCGGTTGGTCTGCAGCTAGTACTCGGTATTATCATAGGCCTATCTGCGGGTTATTTTGGTGGCCGGATTGATAGTTTATTGATGCGTTTTGCCGATATTCAGTTGTCATTTTCGACTATGATGGTGGCCATCATAGTCTCCGCTATTTTTAAAGCGAGTTTTGGTAGTGACTTTTATAGCCAATATGCAGTGATTATGCTGGTGGTGATTATTGGCGTGGCCGAATGGCCTCAATATGCTCGAACGATCCGCGCGTCAGTATTGGCCGAAAAGAAAAAAGAATATGTCGAAGCGGCCAGAGTGATGGGCTTTAAGGCGCCACGTATTATGTTTCGTCACATTCTGCCAAATTGCTTGTCACCCATTCTGGTTATCTCGACAGTACAGGTGGCAAACGCGATTATGTCAGAAGCGGCTTTGTCTTTCCTTGGACTTGGTTTGCCTGTCGATCAACCATCGTTAGGGGCCTTAATCAGCATTGGCTTTCACTATATTTTTTCAGGTGCCTGGTGGATTACAGCTTTTCCTGGTGTTGTTTTAGTGACACTAGTACTGGTGATTAATTTATTAGGTGACTGGCTTAGGGATGTATTCAATCCTAAAATCTATAAAGGCTAA
- a CDS encoding NADAR family protein has product MNRNIHFYEPNDAYGFLSNFFSAPININGTIWKTSEHYYQAQKFTDKTIIETIQNCATPDIAFSLSRQYCKYVREDWNNIRLDVMRFIVEEKFKQNPTLALLLLETGDVTITEHSHKDSFWGDGGNGKGENQLGKILMAVREKLSLQEPYSPIHLVDKAQLSTR; this is encoded by the coding sequence ATGAATAGAAACATTCATTTTTACGAGCCTAATGATGCCTACGGATTTCTATCTAACTTTTTCAGTGCTCCGATTAACATCAACGGCACCATATGGAAAACCAGTGAACATTACTATCAAGCACAAAAATTCACAGACAAAACAATCATAGAGACAATTCAAAATTGCGCTACACCTGATATCGCCTTCTCACTGAGCCGCCAATACTGCAAGTACGTCAGAGAAGACTGGAATAACATTCGATTAGATGTCATGCGCTTTATTGTCGAAGAGAAATTTAAGCAAAATCCAACCTTGGCATTGCTATTACTTGAAACCGGTGACGTAACCATAACCGAGCACTCGCACAAAGATAGTTTTTGGGGGGATGGTGGCAACGGAAAAGGCGAAAACCAGCTTGGCAAAATTCTTATGGCAGTTAGAGAAAAGTTGAGTCTACAAGAACCATATAGTCCGATTCACTTGGTTGATAAAGCACAACTTTCAACTCGATAG
- a CDS encoding ABC transporter permease, with translation MFSFLVKRLFQALIVMFVISLVAFAIQDNLGDPLRELVGQSVSEAERQALRDELGLNDPFITKYTRFVGSALHGDLGTSYFFKRPAVDVILDKLVATLELVFGATLIIIACSIPLGVYSAIHPKSIFTKAVMAFSSVGISIPVFLTAIMLMYVFSIELGWLPSFGRGETVNLLGWESGYFTLDGLAHLVLPCISLASIMLPLFIRLVRSEMLEVLSSEYIKFAKAKGLALNKIYYQHALKNTMLPVLTVGGVQIGTMVAYTILTETVFQWPGTGFLFLEAINRVDTPLITAYVIFVGLIFVITNTIVDLLYGIINPTVNLTGKGA, from the coding sequence ATGTTTTCGTTTCTGGTCAAGCGCCTATTTCAGGCACTGATAGTGATGTTTGTGATCAGTTTAGTGGCGTTTGCCATTCAGGATAATCTGGGTGACCCATTACGCGAGCTTGTGGGGCAGTCGGTTTCAGAGGCAGAACGTCAGGCTCTGCGTGATGAACTAGGCCTTAACGATCCTTTCATAACCAAATACACTCGTTTTGTCGGCTCTGCGCTTCATGGGGACTTAGGTACATCCTACTTCTTCAAGCGCCCAGCCGTTGACGTTATTTTAGATAAATTGGTGGCGACACTAGAATTAGTGTTTGGTGCCACGCTTATCATTATTGCCTGCTCCATTCCTTTGGGAGTGTACTCGGCGATTCATCCTAAAAGCATTTTCACTAAAGCAGTAATGGCATTTAGTAGTGTGGGTATCTCTATTCCCGTGTTTCTGACAGCCATCATGCTAATGTATGTTTTCTCGATAGAACTTGGCTGGTTGCCTTCATTTGGTCGCGGCGAAACAGTGAATTTGCTTGGCTGGGAATCGGGGTACTTCACTCTTGATGGGCTTGCGCATCTTGTGCTGCCGTGTATCTCTCTTGCCTCAATCATGTTGCCGCTTTTTATCCGCTTGGTGCGTTCAGAGATGCTCGAAGTGTTGAGCTCAGAGTATATTAAGTTTGCCAAGGCAAAAGGATTAGCACTGAACAAGATTTACTATCAGCATGCGTTAAAAAACACCATGCTACCAGTATTGACGGTAGGTGGCGTGCAAATTGGTACTATGGTGGCCTATACGATTCTCACCGAAACCGTCTTTCAATGGCCCGGTACAGGCTTTCTTTTTTTAGAGGCGATTAACCGTGTTGACACTCCACTCATTACCGCTTACGTGATTTTTGTTGGCCTAATATTTGTGATTACCAACACCATAGTCGATTTGTTGTACGGGATCATTAATCCTACCGTGAACCTTACTGGAAAAGGAGCATAA
- a CDS encoding SPOR domain-containing protein, with amino-acid sequence MVVKSKLSVVVLINLTVLGLTLPDKAYTQEFLCDARQVSNSSLPFLENDCPIGKGMWGKRKPKPDASYFWIQCGIYSEPLSLTEAKRIYSSITADVWAKPEGDVYRCLVGPYKDFSNAKQDLVRVKRLPDYGQAFIRQISKGSAQKSNTPPKSNTPPTTKEVSTRLQPKLDAGSTNQPVIAHERKESIAIRHKIVINGVEYTVPYSLLSNDQFYMEHELPWNRMSYDMASKTCDQMGMRLASNSEWQSLLKANVMMKDKWPMHLPYWGEEKTGLFYTGKVKSLKGSSLLNVMCVK; translated from the coding sequence ATGGTTGTAAAATCCAAACTTTCTGTGGTTGTACTCATAAACCTTACTGTGTTGGGCTTAACCTTGCCTGATAAGGCTTACACACAGGAATTTTTGTGTGATGCAAGACAAGTATCAAATAGCAGTCTTCCTTTTTTGGAGAATGATTGTCCGATAGGTAAAGGGATGTGGGGAAAAAGAAAGCCCAAACCTGACGCATCTTACTTTTGGATTCAGTGCGGCATCTATAGTGAGCCATTGAGCTTAACTGAAGCGAAACGTATTTATTCCAGTATTACAGCAGATGTTTGGGCTAAACCTGAGGGTGATGTATACCGATGTCTGGTCGGGCCATACAAAGACTTCTCTAATGCCAAACAAGACTTAGTTAGGGTGAAACGTTTGCCGGATTACGGCCAAGCGTTTATCCGCCAGATATCAAAAGGCTCAGCACAGAAAAGTAATACACCACCGAAAAGTAATACACCACCGACGACTAAAGAAGTATCAACAAGATTGCAGCCTAAGCTTGATGCAGGTTCGACTAATCAGCCAGTAATTGCTCATGAACGAAAAGAGAGTATAGCGATTCGCCATAAAATAGTGATTAATGGTGTTGAATATACAGTGCCATATTCACTGCTCAGCAATGACCAGTTTTATATGGAGCATGAGCTACCTTGGAACCGAATGAGCTACGATATGGCGTCTAAGACTTGTGATCAAATGGGGATGCGCCTTGCCAGTAATAGCGAATGGCAATCTTTGTTGAAAGCTAATGTGATGATGAAGGACAAGTGGCCAATGCATTTACCTTATTGGGGGGAAGAAAAAACAGGGCTTTTTTATACCGGCAAGGTGAAGTCACTCAAAGGTTCCTCGTTACTCAATGTTATGTGTGTCAAGTAG
- a CDS encoding ATP-binding protein, whose amino-acid sequence MNKERRYLSIGKQVVYAVAFFSVILALVGTSYNLYHQLQRDIDNLHLTLDNLKTSQLPSLRTSLWVEDRDLLNAQLEGLISLPRVDYVHLYSGNESIIEKGHTSHDSISVTWPLEYELGNKSYSLGRLVIQSDLTPIYDDLWVQFFHILAAEAVRILVLLVALLSFIWIVIMKPISMITEAVASVKKDHSLQNVTLYPRMFKDEISQLTENFNSSNIRLDAYHRELKSAKEDAETANRRKSEFLANMSHEIRTPMNGIIGIAALMEDLDLNQSQMKYLKMIQQSSEDMLTIINDILDISKIEAGRIELETILFDIHQLIEDIHRVNEVKANNKHLQMMVDVEPNVPQTLLGDPIHVKQILNNLVSNAIKFTQVGFVRINVSYPPSGLKIAVSDTGIGIEADKLDVIFDKFHQADGSTTRQYGGTGLGLAISKELTELMGGNIQVSSEVGLGSRFSVELPLPSQSSSLKVITSQNEPDKQNRVKVLEKPSDNNQDKPISSKAQVLVVEDNSVNQVVITRLLERLNLSCDVAENGQVALDLFKLHDYQLIFMDCHMPVMDGLTATQHIRKMSNWGRQVPIIAITANVLEEDKQLCFDAGMSGFISKPVNVDTIEKTIREHIPAAMDNSLDITS is encoded by the coding sequence TTGAATAAAGAACGTCGATACCTTAGCATTGGTAAACAAGTGGTTTACGCGGTTGCCTTCTTTAGCGTGATACTGGCTTTGGTAGGCACCAGCTACAATCTATATCACCAGTTGCAGAGAGACATTGATAACCTGCATCTCACTCTCGACAACCTAAAAACCAGCCAGCTTCCAAGCCTTCGTACCAGCCTTTGGGTCGAAGATAGAGATTTATTGAACGCTCAGCTAGAAGGCCTAATCAGCTTGCCAAGAGTCGACTACGTTCACCTATACAGTGGTAACGAATCCATTATTGAAAAAGGCCACACATCACATGACTCTATTTCCGTCACTTGGCCTTTGGAGTACGAGCTAGGGAATAAAAGTTACTCTCTAGGAAGACTCGTCATTCAGTCGGATCTAACACCTATCTATGATGACCTCTGGGTGCAGTTTTTTCATATATTGGCAGCAGAAGCTGTTCGCATCCTTGTGTTGCTAGTCGCACTACTGAGCTTCATTTGGATAGTTATAATGAAACCTATCAGCATGATAACGGAAGCCGTAGCAAGTGTAAAAAAAGATCATTCACTTCAAAATGTTACGCTCTACCCTCGTATGTTTAAAGACGAAATATCTCAGCTGACTGAAAACTTTAATAGCTCAAATATTCGCCTAGACGCCTACCACCGAGAGCTAAAAAGTGCTAAAGAAGATGCCGAAACCGCTAACCGTCGTAAGAGTGAATTCCTAGCTAACATGAGCCATGAAATTCGTACCCCAATGAACGGCATTATCGGTATCGCAGCGCTAATGGAAGACTTGGACCTGAATCAATCTCAGATGAAATACCTGAAGATGATTCAACAGTCATCAGAAGATATGCTAACCATAATCAACGATATTCTCGATATTTCTAAAATTGAAGCGGGTCGAATTGAGTTAGAGACGATACTGTTTGATATTCATCAGCTCATTGAAGATATCCATAGAGTTAATGAGGTTAAAGCGAATAATAAGCACTTACAGATGATGGTAGATGTTGAACCCAATGTCCCCCAAACTCTGTTAGGAGACCCCATTCACGTCAAACAGATCCTCAATAACCTTGTGAGTAATGCGATCAAGTTCACTCAGGTTGGGTTCGTTAGAATCAATGTCAGCTACCCACCATCAGGTTTAAAAATTGCTGTCAGTGATACGGGGATTGGTATCGAAGCAGATAAACTCGATGTTATCTTTGATAAATTCCATCAAGCCGATGGGAGTACAACGCGGCAATATGGCGGCACAGGGCTTGGGCTTGCGATTTCCAAAGAGCTGACCGAGTTGATGGGCGGAAACATACAAGTATCGAGTGAAGTCGGACTTGGTAGCCGCTTTTCCGTAGAGTTACCACTTCCTTCTCAATCTAGCAGTCTAAAAGTTATCACCTCACAAAATGAACCAGACAAGCAAAACAGAGTAAAAGTACTAGAAAAGCCAAGTGATAATAACCAAGACAAGCCAATATCATCGAAAGCACAAGTATTAGTTGTGGAAGATAATTCGGTTAATCAGGTGGTGATAACAAGGTTACTCGAGCGCCTTAACCTAAGCTGTGATGTAGCTGAGAACGGTCAAGTCGCGCTGGACCTTTTCAAACTGCATGACTACCAATTAATATTCATGGATTGCCATATGCCAGTGATGGATGGGCTTACTGCCACTCAACATATTCGAAAAATGTCCAACTGGGGTCGTCAAGTACCAATCATTGCCATAACTGCCAACGTGCTAGAAGAAGACAAACAGCTGTGCTTTGATGCGGGAATGAGTGGGTTTATTTCAAAGCCAGTCAACGTCGACACAATAGAAAAAACGATACGCGAGCATATACCTGCCGCTATGGATAATTCGCTGGACATCACAAGCTAA
- a CDS encoding response regulator: protein MKILIVDDSKATLEIVRRALEKFGYRRLSIQKEDSAVGALNRVKEWQPEIVLTDWHMPDMTGLTLIQEIKKLDLGTKMGMITTVDDQVQINQAKSAGASFVLSKPFVDKDLHRKLLPLVQGAEESERTLDNINDVQKELALPRLAQLEKLMKREVGARLTLSNIRKQSFDESKIPCLLAMYEDGDTQRTRAVAILDIYAICILSRSNSKISKDDLQQAIHSKLVSKDILDTCHKVLDKSALAFLDSASRKSLRLKSVSFIPSAFEKLEALYSKEQDKRVDFSCQFEDLAQGKITLIGF from the coding sequence GTGAAAATCCTGATTGTCGATGACAGTAAAGCGACGTTAGAGATAGTCCGACGAGCATTGGAAAAGTTTGGCTATCGTCGTTTATCCATCCAAAAAGAGGACAGTGCAGTCGGTGCGCTAAATAGAGTAAAGGAATGGCAACCTGAGATTGTTCTTACCGACTGGCATATGCCTGATATGACGGGGCTTACCTTGATTCAAGAGATAAAGAAGCTCGATCTAGGCACCAAGATGGGTATGATTACCACCGTCGATGACCAAGTCCAAATAAACCAAGCCAAATCAGCGGGAGCAAGTTTCGTCTTATCAAAGCCTTTCGTCGATAAAGATCTGCATCGTAAGCTACTGCCTTTGGTGCAAGGGGCAGAAGAAAGTGAGCGCACATTAGATAATATTAATGATGTGCAAAAGGAATTGGCCTTACCTAGGCTCGCTCAGCTCGAAAAGCTGATGAAGCGAGAAGTTGGCGCTCGCCTCACGCTTAGCAACATCCGTAAGCAATCTTTTGATGAAAGTAAAATCCCTTGTTTGCTTGCTATGTACGAAGATGGTGACACCCAGAGAACTCGCGCGGTCGCAATATTAGATATTTACGCGATATGTATATTGTCGCGATCCAATTCGAAAATAAGTAAGGACGACTTGCAACAAGCAATCCATAGTAAGTTGGTGAGCAAGGATATTTTAGATACTTGTCATAAAGTGCTCGATAAATCAGCGCTTGCCTTTCTCGACAGTGCTTCGCGTAAAAGCTTGCGCCTCAAAAGTGTTAGCTTTATTCCTTCTGCCTTTGAGAAGCTTGAGGCTCTGTACAGTAAAGAGCAAGATAAAAGGGTCGATTTCTCCTGTCAGTTTGAAGATTTGGCCCAAGGTAAAATCACGCTAATTGGTTTTTAA
- a CDS encoding chromosome partitioning protein ParA, whose amino-acid sequence MDLTALLTTPLITTESLFALAVDVGLLILLVWFVILLLMIREFRQFARDVVHGPQSGSNPTIDGQTYELCQKSVENALNYTTENNDTLNDLIIIQKALEAQVSQIKAASQVSLTADEQESIDDLNQQLSKSHQLIRKLKGDLDRSMEGLRKAKNKLDKQSDTVDSLRQEKEQLEKQFEQLEKEYMQVSESGGFNKMEKEYHQERQQLLNIIENYKKKISEQPEGGAGPSNQELEAIQQQLHHVTKEKEFVEKKYLDLLEESEKKAEEKKDP is encoded by the coding sequence ATGGATTTAACCGCGCTTCTCACGACTCCGTTAATAACTACTGAGAGTTTGTTTGCCCTTGCAGTCGATGTTGGACTGTTAATCTTGCTGGTATGGTTCGTCATTTTGCTGCTCATGATCCGAGAGTTTCGCCAATTCGCACGTGATGTTGTTCATGGCCCTCAATCTGGCTCAAATCCAACAATAGATGGTCAAACCTACGAACTCTGCCAAAAATCAGTTGAAAACGCTCTCAATTATACCACTGAAAACAATGACACTTTAAACGACCTCATTATCATTCAAAAAGCTCTAGAGGCCCAAGTTTCACAGATCAAAGCTGCCAGTCAAGTCAGCCTCACCGCCGATGAACAAGAGTCCATTGATGATCTTAATCAGCAGCTATCCAAGTCTCACCAGCTTATCCGCAAGCTCAAAGGAGATCTTGATCGGAGCATGGAAGGGTTAAGAAAAGCCAAAAATAAACTCGACAAGCAATCAGATACGGTTGACAGCCTGCGACAAGAAAAAGAGCAACTCGAAAAACAGTTTGAACAACTGGAGAAAGAATATATGCAGGTCAGTGAATCTGGTGGCTTTAATAAAATGGAAAAGGAGTATCATCAAGAAAGACAACAATTGCTCAATATTATTGAGAACTACAAGAAGAAAATCAGCGAACAGCCAGAAGGTGGAGCAGGCCCGTCGAATCAAGAGCTCGAAGCTATCCAACAACAATTACATCATGTCACTAAAGAAAAAGAGTTTGTCGAAAAGAAATACCTCGATTTACTTGAAGAGTCAGAAAAAAAAGCTGAGGAGAAAAAGGACCCATAA
- a CDS encoding ABC transporter substrate-binding protein, which translates to MKTMKSKLAMALMAAGLSFSAVAADITVGYASDPVSLDPHEQLSGGTLQMSHMVFDPLVRFTQEMKFEPRLAESWERVDNETMRFHLRKGVKFHSGNAFTADDVVWTFNRLKDSADFKGIFAPLVALNKVDDYTVEIKTDGTYPLIENVATYIFPMDSKFYTGKTKDGKDKSEMVKHGNSYASTHASGTGPFIITSREQGVKVEFERFEGYWDKGSKGNVDKLTLVPIKEDATRVAALLSGDVDMIAPVAPNDYKRIQSANGVDLYTMPGTRVITFQMNQNSNPALKDVRVRQAIVYAINNQGIVKKIMKGAGTPAAQQSPVGYAGYNDSLKPRYDLKKAKALMKEAGYEKGFSLTMMAPNNRYVNDAKIAQSAAAMLSKIGIKVDLKTMPKAQYWPEFDKCSADMMMIGWHPDTEDSANFTEFLAMTRNSETGKGQYNCGHYGNAEVDKLINQSNTETDLGKRGEMLKQVEATLYDEAAFVPLHWEDPSWAAKSNVKIGPIVNGMDQPYFGDLVVK; encoded by the coding sequence ATGAAAACCATGAAAAGCAAACTTGCCATGGCTTTAATGGCAGCTGGCTTGAGCTTTAGTGCAGTAGCCGCAGATATCACCGTTGGGTATGCCTCTGATCCCGTCTCATTAGACCCTCATGAGCAGCTATCTGGTGGCACTTTACAAATGTCTCACATGGTGTTTGACCCACTGGTGCGCTTTACGCAGGAGATGAAATTTGAGCCTCGTTTAGCAGAGTCATGGGAGCGAGTAGATAACGAAACCATGCGTTTCCATCTTCGCAAAGGGGTCAAGTTCCACTCAGGGAACGCGTTTACGGCCGATGATGTCGTATGGACGTTTAATCGCCTCAAAGATTCAGCGGACTTTAAGGGTATTTTTGCACCTCTTGTGGCATTAAATAAAGTTGATGACTACACCGTAGAGATCAAAACTGATGGCACTTATCCTCTGATTGAAAATGTTGCTACTTATATCTTCCCTATGGACAGTAAGTTCTATACAGGCAAAACCAAGGATGGCAAGGATAAGTCTGAGATGGTCAAACATGGCAACTCTTACGCTTCGACACACGCATCTGGTACAGGCCCATTCATTATTACCTCACGCGAACAAGGTGTAAAAGTTGAATTCGAACGCTTTGAAGGCTACTGGGACAAAGGGTCAAAAGGTAATGTTGATAAACTAACTCTGGTGCCAATCAAAGAAGATGCCACTCGTGTTGCAGCGCTGCTTTCTGGTGATGTCGATATGATTGCACCTGTAGCTCCAAATGATTACAAGCGAATTCAAAGTGCTAATGGCGTTGACCTATACACTATGCCGGGTACTCGGGTGATCACCTTCCAGATGAATCAAAACAGTAATCCAGCGCTTAAAGATGTTCGCGTTCGTCAAGCGATTGTTTATGCGATCAATAACCAAGGCATAGTGAAAAAAATTATGAAAGGTGCAGGAACACCAGCTGCACAGCAAAGCCCAGTAGGTTACGCAGGTTATAATGATAGTCTTAAACCTCGTTATGATCTGAAAAAAGCTAAGGCGTTGATGAAAGAAGCGGGGTACGAAAAAGGCTTTTCACTGACCATGATGGCGCCGAATAACCGTTACGTGAATGATGCCAAAATTGCTCAATCTGCAGCTGCGATGTTATCCAAAATCGGTATCAAGGTTGATCTGAAAACCATGCCCAAAGCCCAATACTGGCCTGAATTTGATAAGTGTTCGGCAGATATGATGATGATAGGCTGGCATCCAGATACCGAAGATTCGGCTAACTTCACAGAGTTTCTTGCTATGACTCGCAATAGTGAAACGGGCAAAGGACAGTATAACTGTGGGCATTATGGTAACGCAGAAGTTGATAAGCTGATTAATCAATCGAATACCGAGACTGATTTAGGTAAACGTGGTGAAATGCTTAAGCAGGTAGAAGCGACACTTTACGATGAGGCGGCATTTGTTCCTTTGCATTGGGAGGACCCTTCATGGGCCGCGAAGAGCAATGTTAAAATAGGCCCAATTGTCAACGGTATGGATCAGCCTTACTTTGGCGACCTTGTTGTTAAGTAA